In Rhizobium sp. ZPR4, a genomic segment contains:
- the gor gene encoding glutathione-disulfide reductase, translating into MPSFDFDLFVIGGGSGGVRSARVAASLGKKVGIAEEYRYGGTCVIRGCVPKKLFVYASQYSEHFEDAAGFGWAVGESSFDWKKLIEAKDKEIARLEGLYRKGLDNAKADIFDTRAELVDAHTVKLLKTGQTITAETIVIATGGRPNLHTALPGHELCISSNEAFHLKELPKSILIAGGGYIAVEFANIFHGLGVETTLIYRGAEILSRFDQDLRKGLHEAMEEKGIRILCHDIIQSVEKTERGLSVRTKNDKSLTVDTVMLALGRTPNTESLGLEAAGVAINEQGAVIVDEYSRTSVPNIYALGDVTDRVQLTPVAIHEAMCFIETVYKNNPTRPDHELIPTAVFSQPEIGTVGLTEEDAAKRYPELEVYRAQFRPMKATLSGRTEKMIMKLIVNAADRKVIGAHILGHDAGEMAQILGITLRAGCTKDDFDRTMAVHPTAAEELVTMYSPSYRIRNGERV; encoded by the coding sequence ATGCCTTCGTTTGATTTCGACCTTTTCGTGATTGGCGGCGGTTCCGGCGGTGTGCGCAGCGCGCGCGTGGCGGCCTCGCTCGGCAAGAAGGTCGGCATTGCGGAAGAATATCGCTATGGCGGCACCTGCGTCATTCGCGGCTGTGTGCCGAAGAAGCTGTTCGTCTATGCCTCGCAGTATAGCGAGCATTTCGAGGATGCGGCAGGGTTCGGCTGGGCGGTCGGTGAAAGCAGCTTCGACTGGAAGAAGCTGATCGAGGCGAAGGACAAGGAAATCGCCCGGCTGGAGGGCCTCTATCGCAAGGGGCTAGACAATGCGAAGGCGGATATCTTTGATACGCGCGCCGAGCTGGTGGATGCCCACACGGTCAAGCTGTTGAAGACCGGCCAGACCATCACTGCCGAGACCATCGTGATTGCGACGGGTGGCAGGCCGAACCTGCACACGGCGCTGCCGGGCCATGAGCTCTGCATCTCCTCGAACGAAGCCTTCCATTTGAAGGAACTGCCGAAGTCGATCCTGATCGCCGGTGGCGGCTATATCGCTGTCGAATTCGCCAATATCTTCCACGGCCTCGGCGTCGAGACGACGCTGATTTATCGCGGCGCCGAGATCCTCTCGCGTTTCGACCAGGATTTGCGCAAGGGTCTGCATGAAGCGATGGAAGAGAAGGGTATCCGCATTCTTTGCCACGACATCATTCAGAGCGTCGAGAAGACGGAACGTGGCCTCAGTGTCCGGACGAAGAATGACAAGTCCTTGACGGTCGATACCGTCATGCTGGCGCTCGGCCGCACGCCGAATACCGAAAGCCTCGGGCTGGAAGCGGCGGGCGTCGCAATCAACGAGCAGGGCGCTGTCATCGTCGATGAATATTCGCGCACGTCCGTTCCGAATATCTACGCGCTTGGCGACGTCACCGACCGGGTACAGCTGACGCCAGTCGCGATCCATGAGGCCATGTGCTTCATCGAGACCGTCTACAAGAACAATCCGACGCGGCCGGATCACGAGCTGATCCCGACCGCCGTCTTCTCGCAGCCCGAGATCGGCACGGTCGGCCTGACTGAGGAAGACGCTGCCAAGCGCTATCCGGAGCTTGAGGTTTATCGCGCCCAGTTCCGGCCGATGAAAGCGACGCTTTCGGGCCGTACCGAGAAGATGATCATGAAGCTCATCGTCAATGCCGCCGACCGCAAGGTGATCGGCGCGCATATTCTCGGCCACGATGCCGGCGAGATGGCGCAGATTCTTGGGATCACGCTGAGGGCCGGCTGTACCAAGGATGATTTCGACCGCACCATGGCTGTGCATCCGACGGCGGCGGAAGAATTGGTGACCATGTATTCGCCGAGCTATCGCATCCGCAACGGCGAGCGTGTGTAA
- a CDS encoding DUF2059 domain-containing protein, whose translation MIKFAGLGRLAAATILLSGIAFGSVNAQEVSEDQIKAARAAINALGITNQFDNILPNLAEQLKSTMIQANPNFGDAINSTVDATALALAPRRADLEREAAITYAKAFSADELKAIADFYGSPAGKKLLKDGPLATRELYKAADIWSQGISRDLANQSNDALQKVVKQPVATPDAGAAAQTAPKQ comes from the coding sequence ATGATCAAATTTGCGGGTCTTGGCCGTCTTGCCGCTGCTACCATTCTTCTCTCTGGCATTGCCTTTGGTTCCGTCAACGCTCAGGAAGTTTCCGAGGATCAGATCAAGGCTGCGCGCGCCGCGATCAACGCTCTCGGCATCACCAATCAGTTCGACAATATCCTGCCGAACCTCGCCGAGCAGCTGAAGAGCACGATGATCCAGGCAAACCCGAATTTCGGCGATGCGATCAACTCGACCGTCGATGCCACCGCGCTGGCGCTGGCGCCGCGTCGTGCCGATCTCGAGCGTGAAGCCGCCATCACCTATGCCAAGGCCTTCTCGGCCGACGAACTCAAGGCGATCGCCGATTTCTACGGTTCGCCGGCCGGCAAGAAGCTTCTGAAGGACGGGCCGCTCGCCACCCGCGAACTTTACAAGGCCGCCGATATCTGGAGCCAGGGCATTTCACGCGACCTCGCAAACCAGAGCAACGATGCTCTGCAGAAGGTCGTCAAGCAGCCGGTCGCTACGCCGGATGCCGGTGCCGCTGCTCAGACAGCGCCGAAGCAGTAA